The following coding sequences lie in one Hippoglossus hippoglossus isolate fHipHip1 chromosome 14, fHipHip1.pri, whole genome shotgun sequence genomic window:
- the si:dkey-71l1.1 gene encoding mitochondrial import receptor subunit TOM40B, whose amino-acid sequence MGSVLALTCGPGHQNWPFSTDPPPPRWDTHPAHWDSPPRWERRDGRLPNPGSFHSLHRSCKDVFPQQIEGVKMILNKTLSSFFKASHTLHLSAVNPSHYRFHVEHLQSDDYSKDKDAPALIGEMDSSGSLNAHALVHLTERVRARSVFQTQQSQFVTWQFETEYRGNDFTAAVTVANPDVLRESVILVAHFLQSVSSGLVLGGELVYHRGRAEEGGILTLAGQYSRPNWVATLNAGKGGAHASYYHRANKQIQVGVEFEASTRTQETTASFGYQMELPEANMVFRGMINSRCIIGGVLEKRLTPLPATLIMGAFVNHRGDKLQVGLGVNVG is encoded by the exons ATGGGCAGCGTCCTGGCTTTGACCTGTGGTCCGGGCCATCAGAACTGGCCTTTCTCCACggacccccctcctcctcgctggGACACACATCCTGCTCACTGGGACAGTCCACCGCGCTGGGAAAGGAGAGATGGCCGCCTGCCCAACCCAGGCAGCTTTCACTCTCTCCACAGAAGCTGCAAAG ATGTTTTTCCTCAACAGATTGAAGGAGTTAAGATGATCCTCAATAAAACTCTGAGCAGCTTCTTCAAG GCCAGTCACACTCTGCATCTCAGTGCTGTTAATCCTTCGCACTACCGGTTCCACGTGGAGCATCTGCAGTCTGATGATTACAGCAAAGACAAG GATGCCCCAGCACTGATCGGTGAGATGGACTCTTCAGGTAGCCTGAACGCTCACGCTCTGGTGCATCTCACTGAGCGTGTACGAGCCAGGTCCGTCTTCCAG ACTCAGCAGTCCCAATTTGTAACGTGGCAGTTTGAGACCGAGTACAGAGGGAATGACTTCACTGCCGCTGTGACAGTAGCCAACCCGGACGTCCTCAGAGAGTCAG TTATCCTTGTGGCACACTTCCTGCAGAGTGTGTCTTCTGGGCTGGTGTTAGGAGGGGAGCTGGTCTACCATCGTGGCAGAGCGGAGGAAGGAGGAATCCTTACTTTGGCTGGACAGTACTCTC GACCAAACTGGGTGGCGACACTGAATGCGGGAAAAGGAGGTGCCCACGCCAGCTACTATCACAGAGCTAACAAACAG ATCCAAGTGGGAGTGGAGTTTGAAGCCAGTACCAGGACACAAGAGACCACAGCCTCGTTTGGGTATCAGATGGAACTCCCAGAGGCCAACATGGTGTTTCGAG gTATGATAAACAGTCGGTGTATAATAGGAGGCGTGTTGGAGAAGCGCCTGACCCCACTCCCTGCCACCTTGATCATGGGTGCCTTTGTAAATCACAGAGGTGACAAGCTGCAAGTGGGGCTCGGTGTCAATGTGGGATAA
- the bicdl2 gene encoding BICD family-like cargo adapter 2 isoform X2: MFTPRKSSLPSPSMEDSFFPLSSSSSMSLSFALPSSTSSPGCLDGTGEIETDLILAAELGQALLEKNEELAASLEQREREMEVLQQEKHVLQRRLEMNELDSGQKEAELTADLFSLRAEVERHHSHGRDRRRDESEQLTQLANHNQRLVEQLAEAVTLEHSLRIELRSLREEMDESSFSRNISFSQIQNIQAENRVLLERLSYMEAQLKASQEDGDRLRMEREGQRERISDLQMKLKDKEAEAKEALLAHSTVLQARDEEIQTLKEELQSQREELETLREEVKQFGGSKEKPSYSSLESELATVRQEKESLTQQLLNTIKHKVALSQELEAWQEDMRLVINQQVQQREEKREQDKEQEREKTVGLQRSKSLRVKGDGAKRFFSFFRDK, from the exons ATGTTCACCCCGAGAAAAAGCAGTCTGCCCTCCCCCAGCATGGAGGACTCcttcttccctctgtcctcatcTTCCTCAATGTCTCTCTCCTTTGCTCTCCCTTCATCTACCTCCTCTCCTGGCTGTCTCGATGGCACaggagagatagagacagatcTGATCCTGGCTGCGGAGCTGGGACAGGCGTTGCTGGAGAAGAATGAGGAGCTGGCGGCCTCtctggagcagagggagagggagatggag GTTTTACAGCAGGAGAAGCATGTTCTTCAGAGGAGGCTGGAGATGAATGAACTGGACTCTGGACAGAAAGAGGCAGAGCTGACGGCGGATTTGTTCTCCCTGAGGGCCGAGGTGGAGCGCCATCACAGCCATGGAAGAGACCGCAGGAGAGACGAGAGCGAGCAACTGACTCAGTTGGCCAATCATAACCAACGATTGGTGGAGCAGCTGGCAGAG GCTGTAACACTGGAGCACTCCTTGAGGATTGAGCTTCGTTCCCTCAGGGAAGAGATGGATGAATCGTCTTTCAGCAGAAATATCAGCTTCTCCCAGATACAGAATATTCAAGCCGAG AATCGAGTTTTGCTGGAGCGGCTGTCGTACATGGAGGCCCAACTCAAAGCCTCACAGGAGGACGGCGACAGACTCcgaatggagagagagggacagagagagagaatatctGACCTGCAGATGAAACTGAAGGACAAAGAAGCAGAG GCTAAAGAGGCTCTTCTAGCTCATTCTACAGTCCTGCAAGCAAGAGACGAAGAGATACAGACACTCAAAGAAGAG CTACAGTCCCAGCGAGAAGAGCTGGAGACTTTGAGGGAAGAAGTCAAGCAGTTCGGAGGCAGTAAAGAAAAGCCGAGCTACAG TTCCTTGGAGAGTGAGTTGGCCACAGTGCGCCAGGAGAAAGAATCCCTTACTCAGCAGCTTCTCAACACCATCAAACACAAGGTGGCGCTGTCTCAGGAGCTGGAAGCCTGGCAG GAGGACATGCGTCTGGTGATCAATCAGCAGGTGCAGCAacgggaggagaagagagagcaggacaaagagcaggagagagaaaagacagtggGACTCCAAAGAAGCAAATCTCTGAGAGTGAAGGGAGACGGAGCGAAGAGATTCTTCTCCTTTTTCAGAGACAAATAA
- the layna gene encoding layilin has protein sequence MDLLTSVICHLLLLFFDPSAATSLITADIFEARGQRVCKAGKGRPCYKLAYFSELRRRLNFVEAELACKRDGGQLLSVESASEQKIIEQLITELRPTDGDFWIGLRRNGGGSDSSSDCSSQYYWLDSSKSTFRNWHWDEPSCGYEVCVVMYHQPSAPAGLGGLYMFQWNDDNCETKNNFICKYTAENPLDPLPPSPNSSQTDVFPASVLPLNPSDQNQDRSTAMNLVYIIIPTIPLILLLLTLTGVCCFKLLGTRRRKQQKSEVCQTDPGICPSSTPTDVYNVIRSQKDDDLVSTRPQTKNTSFLCSSPDTPTGDYDNLGGRDTESGFVTLASTESCFLNLDINDLSLGRRGTRDFYDTSLGRSGKRELNDGSLGRTGHREFYDRSLGRRTTKSEHYGSSVYGDHGLYDGSIRGGSDLYDPKLRPGSQTVKADLYQTYISNGKEDSYQTCLGTYGNRKSFQANPDSYRNGLNLDGGRRYFNEQEWINRESY, from the exons ATGGATCTGCTCACAAGCGTCATCTGTCActtgctgcttttgttttttgatcCATCTGCAGCCACAAGCCTCATCACAG CTGATATATTTGAAGCTAGAG gtCAGCGCGTGTGCAAGGCAGGAAAAGGGAGGCCCTGTTACAAGCTGGCCTATTTCTCTGAGCTCCGGCGGAGGCTGAACTTTGTCGAGGCCGAGCTCGCCTGCAAACGGGACGGAGGGCAGCTGCTGAGCGTGGAGTCGGCGTCCGAGCAGAAGATCATAGAGCAGCTCATCACAGAGCTCCGCCCGACGGATGGAGACTTCTGGATTGGTCTGCGGCGCAACGGAGGAGGCTCGGACAGCAGCTCGGACTGCTCCTCGCAGTACTACTGGCTGGACAGCAGCAAGTCCACATTTAG GAACTGGCACTGGGACGAGCCTTCATGCGGCTACgaagtgtgtgtggtgatgtATCACCAGCCGTCTGCACCCGCGGGTCTGGGCGGACTCTACATGTTCCAGTGGAACGACGACAACTGCGAAACCAAGAACAACTTCATCTGTAAATACACTGCAg AGAATCCACTGGACCCATTACCACCCTCTCCTAACTCCAGTCAAACAG ATGTCTTCCCTGCATCTGTGCTGCCATTGAACCCAAGTGACCAAAACCAGGACAGAAGTACAG CTATGAACTTGGTTTACATCATCATTCCCACCATCCCCCTGATACTGCTGTTGCTGACATTGACTGGAGTCTGCTGCTTCAAACTGCTTGGCACACG aaggagaaaacagcagaaatcaGAGGTTTGCCAGACGGACCCGGGCATCTGCCCCAGCTCAACCCCAACTGACGTCTACAACGTCATTCGCTCCCAGAAGGACGATGACCTGGTTTCAACTCGCCCGCAAACCAAAAACACCtcctttctctgctcctctcctgatACACCCACAGGCGACTACGACAACCTGGGGGGTCGGGACACAGAGAGCGGCTTTGTGACTCTTGCAAGCACGGAGAGCTGCTTCCTCAACTTAGACATCAATGACCTCAGCCTCGGACGCCGTGGCACCCGCGACTTCTACGACACCAGCTTGGGCCGCTCAG GAAAGAGGGAACTGAATGACGGCAGCCTGGGCCGCACCGGGCACAGAGAGTTTTATGACAGGAGTTTGGGTCGTCGTACGACAAAGAGCGAGCATTACGGCAGCAGTGTGTACGGGGACCACGGACTGTATGACGGCAGCATCAGAGGAGGGAGTGACCTCTATGATCCCAAACTAAGGCCTGGAAGTCAAACAGTGAAAGCTGACCTCTATCAGACGTACATCAGCAACGGGAAGGAAGATAGTTACCAGACCTGCCTCGGAACATACGGAAACCGAAAATCCTTCCAAGCTAATCCGGATTCCTACAGGAATGGCCTGAATCTCGACGGCGGGAGAAGATACTTCAATGAACAAGAATGGATCAACAGAGAAAGCTACTGA
- the bicdl2 gene encoding BICD family-like cargo adapter 2 isoform X1, producing the protein MFTPRKSSLPSPSMEDSFFPLSSSSSMSLSFALPSSTSSPGCLDGTGEIETDLILAAELGQALLEKNEELAASLEQREREMEVLQQEKHVLQRRLEMNELDSGQKEAELTADLFSLRAEVERHHSHGRDRRRDESEQLTQLANHNQRLVEQLAEAVTLEHSLRIELRSLREEMDESSFSRNISFSQIQNIQAENRVLLERLSYMEAQLKASQEDGDRLRMEREGQRERISDLQMKLKDKEAEIEQEQGVVFELRTLNRSLKQKALGQGEESFLDSAHTQPLSLLSEIQQSQAKEALLAHSTVLQARDEEIQTLKEELQSQREELETLREEVKQFGGSKEKPSYSSLESELATVRQEKESLTQQLLNTIKHKVALSQELEAWQEDMRLVINQQVQQREEKREQDKEQEREKTVGLQRSKSLRVKGDGAKRFFSFFRDK; encoded by the exons ATGTTCACCCCGAGAAAAAGCAGTCTGCCCTCCCCCAGCATGGAGGACTCcttcttccctctgtcctcatcTTCCTCAATGTCTCTCTCCTTTGCTCTCCCTTCATCTACCTCCTCTCCTGGCTGTCTCGATGGCACaggagagatagagacagatcTGATCCTGGCTGCGGAGCTGGGACAGGCGTTGCTGGAGAAGAATGAGGAGCTGGCGGCCTCtctggagcagagggagagggagatggag GTTTTACAGCAGGAGAAGCATGTTCTTCAGAGGAGGCTGGAGATGAATGAACTGGACTCTGGACAGAAAGAGGCAGAGCTGACGGCGGATTTGTTCTCCCTGAGGGCCGAGGTGGAGCGCCATCACAGCCATGGAAGAGACCGCAGGAGAGACGAGAGCGAGCAACTGACTCAGTTGGCCAATCATAACCAACGATTGGTGGAGCAGCTGGCAGAG GCTGTAACACTGGAGCACTCCTTGAGGATTGAGCTTCGTTCCCTCAGGGAAGAGATGGATGAATCGTCTTTCAGCAGAAATATCAGCTTCTCCCAGATACAGAATATTCAAGCCGAG AATCGAGTTTTGCTGGAGCGGCTGTCGTACATGGAGGCCCAACTCAAAGCCTCACAGGAGGACGGCGACAGACTCcgaatggagagagagggacagagagagagaatatctGACCTGCAGATGAAACTGAAGGACAAAGAAGCAGAG ATAGAGCAGGAGCAGGGAGTGGTGTTTGAGTTGCGTACCTTGAATCGCTCTCTGAAGCAAAAAGCTCTGGGCCAGGGAGAGGAGAGCTTCCTGGACAGTGCTCACACACAACCTCTGTCTCTGCTTAGTGAGATTCAGCAATCACAG GCTAAAGAGGCTCTTCTAGCTCATTCTACAGTCCTGCAAGCAAGAGACGAAGAGATACAGACACTCAAAGAAGAG CTACAGTCCCAGCGAGAAGAGCTGGAGACTTTGAGGGAAGAAGTCAAGCAGTTCGGAGGCAGTAAAGAAAAGCCGAGCTACAG TTCCTTGGAGAGTGAGTTGGCCACAGTGCGCCAGGAGAAAGAATCCCTTACTCAGCAGCTTCTCAACACCATCAAACACAAGGTGGCGCTGTCTCAGGAGCTGGAAGCCTGGCAG GAGGACATGCGTCTGGTGATCAATCAGCAGGTGCAGCAacgggaggagaagagagagcaggacaaagagcaggagagagaaaagacagtggGACTCCAAAGAAGCAAATCTCTGAGAGTGAAGGGAGACGGAGCGAAGAGATTCTTCTCCTTTTTCAGAGACAAATAA
- the alg9 gene encoding alpha-1,2-mannosyltransferase ALG9: MAAKALRQRSRRGSRQDANSVNVSAEARTPKEEKGGDDPKPTETRQESISRGGQVWAPEGSTAFKCLLSARFCAALLSNISDCDETFNYWEPMHYLLYGTGMQTWEYSPLYAIRSYAYLWLHALPACLHAHVLQTNKVLVFYFVRCVLAFTCCVCELYFYKAVCKKFGLHVGRLMLAFLVLGTGMFCSSAAFLPSSFCMYTTLVAMTGWFQDSTPLAIAGVAAGAIVGWPFSALIGAPIAFDLLVIKRQWKGFITWSVIALTLLLVPLVVVDSFFYGKLVIAPLNILLYNVFTSHGPDLYGTEPWHFYFVNGILNFNLVFALALFSLPLTALMETLLHRFNVQNLGRPYWLTLSPMYLWMLVFFTRSHKEERFLFPIYPLICLSGAVALSSLQKCYHFLFQRYRLEHYTVSSNWLALSSVVVFAVLSLSRSVALFRGYHAPLDLYPEFHRIAKDPTLHSVPEGRPVTVCVGKEWYRFPSSFLLPHNWQLHFIQSEFKGQLPQPYASGPQATQLIPDNMNDQNLEEPSRYVDLRQCQYLVDLDLEEETPLEPRYSANKEEWNVIAHKPFLQASRSSPLVRAFYIPFISDHHTTYRRYVILKPRRQKQPRKRTHG, translated from the exons ATGGCGGCCAAGGCGCTCCGACAGCGCAGCAGGCGAGGCAGCAGACAGGACGCAAACAGCGTGAACGTCTCCGCCGAAGCTCGGACACCGAAAGAGGAGAAAGGCGGCGACGACCCTAAACCCACAGAGACCCGGCAAGA GTCAATAAGTCGCGGGGGGCAGGTCTGGGCTCCGGAGGGTTCCACTGCTTTTAAGTGTCTGCTCTCTGCACGTTTCTGTGCAGCTCTGCTCAGCAACATCTCAGACTGCGATGAAACCTTCAACTACTGGGAGCCT ATGCACTACCTGCTGTACGGCACAGGGATGCAAACGTGGGAATATTCTCCATTGTACGCCATCAGATCTTATGCTTACTTATGGCTACATGCTCTCCCTGCTTGTTTGCATGCCCATGTTCTACAGACAAACAAG GTGCTGGTGTTCTACTTTGTACGATGTGTGTTGGCCTTCACCTGCTGTGTCTGTGAACTCTATTTCTACAA GGCAGTTTGTAAGAAGTTCGGCTTGCACGTGGGCCGTCTGATGTTGGCATTCCTTGTCCTGGGCACAGGAATGTTCTGCTCATCTGCAG CTTTCCtaccttcctctttctgtaTGTATACAACGCTGGTTGCCATGACGGGGTGGTTTCAGGACTCAACGCCGTTAGCCATCGCAGGCGTGGCTGCCGGTGCCATTGTCGGATGGCCGTTCTCTGCTCTGATCGG GGCTCCAATTGCCTTTGACCTGCTGGTGATAAAGAGGCAGTGGAAAGGTTTTATCACCTGGTCGGTCATTGCTCTGACTCTACTGCTG GTTCCACTGGTGGTAGTCGACTCTTTCTTCTATGGCAAACTGGTCATTGCTCCACTCAACATTCTATTGTACAATGTCTTCACATCACATGGACCTGATCTTTATG gTACAGAGCCGTGGCATTTCTACTTTGTAAATGGGATCCTGAACTTCAATCTGGTGTTTGCTCTGGCGCTGTTTTCACTTCCACTCACCGCTCTCATGGAGACACTGCTACATAGGTTCAATG TGCAGAACCTGGGCCGTCCTTACTGGCTGACTCTGTCTCCCATGTATCTCTGGATGTTGGTTTTCTTCACCAGATCTCATAAAGAAGAACGTTTCCTCTTCCCCATCTACCCTCTCATCTGTCTCAGCGGGGCAGTAGCCCTCTCTTCTCTACAG AAATGCTACCACTTCCTGTTCCAGCGATACCGACTGGAGCATTACACGGTCTCCTCCAACTGGCTGGCTCTAAGTTCTGTTGTGGTCTTTGCAGTGCTGTCGCTGTCTCGCTCCGTCGCTCTCTTTAGAG gTTACCATGCCCCTCTGGACCTGTACCCAGAGTTTCACCGCATTGCCAAGGATCCGACTCTTCACTCAGTCCCTGAAGGCAgacctgtcactgtgtgtgtgggcaaaGAGTGGTACCGCTTCCCGAGCAGCTTCCTACTGCCACACAA CTGGCAACTGCATTTCATTCAGTCTGAGTTTAAGGGGCAGCTGCCTCAGCCATACGCCTCTGGTCCTCAGGCCACGCAGCTCATCCCAGATAATATGAATGACCAGAACCTGGAGGAGCCTAGTAGATAT GTGGATTTACGGCAGTGCCAATACCTAGTAGACCTGGACTTGGAAGAAGAGACACCACTCGAGCCACGTTATTCAGCTAACAAAGAGGAGTGGAACGTCATCGCCCATAAGCCCTTTCTTCAAGCATCAAG GTCTTCTCCTCTCGTCAGGGCCTTCTACATCCCATTTATATCAGACCATCACACCACCTACAGGCGCTACGTCATCTTGAAACCCCGGCGGCAAAAGCAGCCTCGTAAGCGTACGCACGGCTGA
- the fdxacb1 gene encoding ferredoxin-fold anticodon-binding domain-containing protein 1 has translation MRLFWGVFLAQVHVCELGRAPQRSSRVVSCRTNECATQRPTPASPVDMSPSRSMLLVGEGNFSFSASMSQSHADTDTGVTATCLQREDEALRHEGAAANVQIIEDSGGTVLFGVDCTKLGECASLQGRVFDRVLFNFPHRGRKSGVKKNRELLRNFFLSCVQVLAEDGEVHVSLCNGQGGTPADQPKREWHNSWQVAAMAAEAQLILSDIRPFDSEKYQSYKCTGYRSQDKGFHVAKALLHVFTHSLPYVSAGTLKVEELVEGEKVQFNMPAELSDYMFRGFLCSGSVHPVRLVQDFLLEGLTEKWPVSMMTETVPFLIKAKQLQTCCRDIDGSHFYSIHLLQRDTDIHISADKEKDPLTCSDSQGGTDTRGTLVSAKSVTSEKVRSKGAECLRSACDHDVDPEGENSPYMLRPSLLPHIEEILTKKEKLINNAGNDRETEANSKSVEGNKQEEPCGVSNGVSSLLFGISGLVFRSVPINLWALPVFHELLFRGVFPSDCEPIRSLGQGLETLLAPYGVSLITEEGGLCLMAQPMGLVGKAFACNADDNTSHVSITLSLNLDLLAVLLFSLPDWRLLWSHDQRFMQQFGPRPPPGTSFQPFSLFPEHFNFDISFWTGPTWEEQKFHAVVREASQGTVEQVKLIDTFSHPDLSQTSYCYRLIYNSHTHALSHTQALTFHKHLESLISSRLQVTIR, from the exons ATGCGTTTGTTTTGGGGGGTTTTTTTGGCACAGGTGCACGTTTGTGAGCTCGGGCGCGCACCTCAACGTTCCTCGCGTGTTGTTTCATGCCGGACGAATGAGTGTGCGACACAGCGACCAACGCCAGCGTCTCCAG TGGACATGTCTCCTTCACGGTCCATGCTGCTGGTGGGAGAAGGGAACTTCTCGTTTTCTGCGTCCATGAGTCAGAGCCACGCTGACACGGACACCGGCGTCACGGCCACTTGTCTGCAGCGTGAGGACGAGGCACTGCGGCATGAAGGTGCTGCCGCTAACGTCCAGATCATCGAGGACTCCG GTGGAACTGTGCTCTTCGGGGTGGACTGCACGAAGCTGGGGGAATGTGCCTCCCTGCAGGGCCGCGTGTTTGACCGTGTGCTCTTCAACTTCCCccacagaggcagaaagagtGGGGTCAAAAAGAACCGAGAACTCCTGAGAAACTTCTTCCTCAG ttgtgttcaggtgttgGCTGAAGACGGCGAGGTTCATGTTTCCCTGTGCAACGGACAGGGCGGCACACCAGCGGACCAGCCGAAGCGGGAGTGGCACAACAGCTGGCAGGTGGCTGCCATGGCAGCAGAAGCACAGCTAATCCTTAGTGACATCCGTCCTTTTGACAGTGAGAAATACCAGAGCTACAAATGCACTGGATACAG GAGCCAGGATAAAGGCTTTCATGTGGCGAAAGCTTTGCTGCATGTGTTTACTCACAGCCTCCCTTACGTCTCTGCTGGGACGCTAAAGGTGGAGGAGTTGGTTGAAGGGGAGAAAGTCCAGTTCAACATGCCAGCTGAGCTCAGTGATTATATGTTCAG AGGATTTCTCTGCTCAGGTTCTGTCCACCCGGTGAGATTGGTGCAAGATTTTCTTCTCGAAGGACTGACGGAGAAGTGGCCGGTCTCCATGATGACAGAGACGGTTCCTTTCCTCATCAAGGCcaaacagctgcagacatgCTGCCGTGATATAGACGGTTCACACTTCTACTCAATCCACCTACTTCAAAGAGACACTGACATTCATATCTCTGCAGACAAGGAAAAAGATCCGTTGACGTGTTCCGACAGTCAAGGAGGCACAGACACACGAGGCACTCTAGTGTCCGCCAAATCTGTCACCTCAGAGAAGGTGAGGAGTAAAGGGGCTGAGTGTTTAAGGTCTGCATGTGATCATGATGTGGATCCTGAAGGCGAAAATAGTCCTTATATGCTGCGTCCATCACTGCTCCCTCACATAGAGGAGATTCTgactaaaaaagaaaagttgattAACAATGCAGGGAATGATAGGGAAACAGAGGCGAACAGTAAAAGTGTTGAAGGAAATAAGCAGGAGGAGCCCTGTGGTGTCTCTAATGGTGTAAGTAGCTTGTTATTTGGCATTAGCGGCCTGGTGTTCAGGAGCGTCCCTATCAACCTCTGGGCCCTGCCTGTTTTTCACGAGCTTCTCTTCAGAGGTGTTTTCCCCTCGGATTGTGAGCCAATCAGATCTCTTGGACAAGGGCTGGAAACACTGCTCGCACCGTATGGGGTTTCTCTGATTACAGAGGAGGGAGGTCTGTGTCTGATGGCACAGCCAATGGGTTTGGTTGGAAAGGCGTTTGCATGCAATGCAGATGACAACACGAGCCATGTCAGCATTACTTTGTCCCTAAATTTGGACCTTCTGGCCGTGCTTCTGTTTTCCCTTCCCGACTGGCGGCTGCTGTGGTCACACGACCAACGCTTCATGCAACAATTTGGACCTCGCCCGCCACCTGGGACATCCTTCCAGCCTTTTTCCCTGTTCCCCGAGCACTTCAACTTTGACATCAGCTTCTGGACGGGGCCGACATGGGAGGAGCAGAAGTTCCACGCCGTGGTCAGAGAGGCCAGTCAGGGAACCGTGGAGCAAGTTAAACTCATCGACACGTTCTCGCATCCCGACCTGAGCCAGACCAGTTACTGCTACAGACTCATCTacaactctcacacacacgctctatCTCACACACAAGCCCTCACGTTTCATAAACACTTGGAGTCTTTAATTTCCTCTCGGCTGCAAGTCACCATCAGGTAG